The uncultured Cohaesibacter sp. genome window below encodes:
- a CDS encoding 5-carboxymethyl-2-hydroxymuconate Delta-isomerase — MPHMIITYAREIEDKTDIKALVKSVWDTAEKSGLFTPAAIKSRALPVDAFVTGGTYKPFVHIDAKMFAGRTVEQKQTLIAALRETVSAAVGSGVSVSVEAIDMDKACYTKN; from the coding sequence ATGCCACACATGATCATTACCTACGCCAGAGAAATCGAAGATAAAACCGACATCAAGGCTCTTGTGAAGTCCGTCTGGGATACCGCAGAAAAGTCCGGCCTTTTCACGCCAGCTGCCATCAAGTCCCGCGCACTGCCCGTTGATGCCTTCGTGACTGGCGGAACCTACAAACCGTTCGTTCATATCGATGCAAAGATGTTTGCGGGCAGAACGGTGGAGCAGAAACAGACCCTTATCGCCGCCTTGCGCGAAACAGTCTCTGCTGCGGTCGGATCAGGCGTGTCCGTCAGTGTTGAAGCCATCGACATGGACAAGGCCTGCTATACCAAGAACTGA
- a CDS encoding DUF3592 domain-containing protein, translated as MAAKEKASCSTNSPCILTYFMLAISLGGFIYAGLGWIGLQEAQIPSSWQAVSGQILESHVDNITETNSNGTPMEMFVPKVRYRYEVDGSFFIGDQLSRNHPPRTLKGVAETEIESLGQGTNVTVHYNPDAPEEAVLRKADTIGAMQALSAGLVIALSTLAFAIISTRRPRRSEA; from the coding sequence ATGGCAGCAAAAGAAAAGGCTTCCTGCTCCACAAATTCGCCCTGCATCCTGACCTATTTCATGCTGGCGATTTCTCTGGGTGGCTTCATATATGCCGGACTGGGCTGGATCGGGCTGCAGGAGGCACAAATTCCATCGTCCTGGCAGGCTGTATCAGGGCAAATTCTGGAGAGCCACGTCGACAACATCACTGAGACCAATTCGAACGGCACCCCCATGGAGATGTTCGTGCCCAAGGTACGCTATCGCTATGAGGTCGACGGATCCTTCTTCATCGGCGACCAGCTCAGCCGCAACCATCCACCACGCACATTGAAGGGGGTGGCGGAAACGGAAATCGAGAGCCTCGGTCAGGGAACCAATGTCACGGTTCACTACAATCCGGATGCACCGGAAGAGGCAGTCTTGCGCAAGGCCGATACCATCGGCGCCATGCAAGCGCTTTCCGCCGGGCTGGTCATCGCCCTGTCAACCCTTGCCTTCGCGATCATTTCGACCCGGCGTCCAAGACGATCTGAAGCCTGA
- the msrB gene encoding peptide-methionine (R)-S-oxide reductase MsrB: MSKDLKKEEEWQQTLTPEQYRVMRQHGTERPGSSPLNMEYRQGEYYCVACGNLLFNSNSKFDAGCGWPSFYETADSDAVSEHSDHTHFMERTEIRCANCGSHLGHVFDDGPMPTGLRYCMNGVALRFEPEED, translated from the coding sequence ATGTCAAAAGACTTAAAGAAAGAAGAAGAGTGGCAACAGACGCTAACACCGGAACAATACCGGGTTATGCGACAACATGGCACAGAACGACCTGGCAGCTCTCCTCTCAACATGGAGTATAGGCAGGGCGAATATTACTGTGTTGCTTGCGGAAACCTGCTGTTCAACTCTAATTCGAAGTTCGACGCCGGCTGTGGCTGGCCCAGTTTTTACGAAACCGCCGATTCTGATGCTGTTTCCGAGCATTCCGATCACACACATTTTATGGAGAGAACGGAAATTCGTTGTGCAAACTGCGGCTCACACCTTGGGCATGTCTTTGATGACGGCCCGATGCCAACAGGTCTGCGCTATTGCATGAACGGTGTGGCGCTGCGATTCGAACCGGAAGAAGACTGA
- a CDS encoding putative monovalent cation/H+ antiporter subunit A, producing MAFEFGGGLNLVLATPFAAAVVAPYLKKALGHNSAWLLAMVPAGIFIYLCQFIGTVATSGHGVNITPIEWLPHYGIQYSLFVDGLSLVFALLISGIGTLIILYSGGYLNGHADQGRFLSFMFLFMGSMIGVVLADNLMTLFIYWELTSITSFLLIGFNHKEERSRRAALQALIVTGGGGLALLAGLLLMYHAGGTMEMSELLGKGDVLRDSGFYVPMLLLLLGGAFTKSAQFPFHYWLRNAMEAPTPVSAYLHSATMVKAGVYLLMRVHPVMGDTALWTTILPIFGGMTLIMGTWMSLRQTDLKLTLAYTTIASLGLLVMLVGTSNETAITGAVVYLFAHALFKGGFFMIVGTIDHEAGTRDVTRLGGLRHAMPFSFYAAVACALSMGGLWPFIGFIAKEEIYAGLIGTNAPALFLTLTAVLGNAMMFGAAFVVALKPFLGESVKTPKHAHEGPVLLVAGPVALASLGLLSMLFGDFVGAELLRPMANVVHGHHGHLQIGIGAVHVNFAFMLSLMTIALGVGFYFKYEAIRSTRGVLIRFLGEGPDSFFDIFIAGLVRFSARTARLLQSGNMEVYLAATFATIAVALLVPMIAFDELPDWPTMPDLYIYEWSTLGLAVVGLYALLVAKTRLTAIVSLGIQGFAVALIFLLFGAPDLSFTQFMVETLSVVIIALIMNRLSLKEHDKRPGPQIALDASLSILVGLGFCLLLMSVTQGTFDWHLSEFFTEYSRAIAHGRNIVNVIIVDFRGFDTLGEIAVVTITALCVHTLTLGTGRMARKPKAVSTHPVSLDEATSGQKGAE from the coding sequence ATGGCGTTTGAATTTGGTGGCGGGCTCAACCTGGTGTTGGCGACACCCTTTGCGGCAGCAGTGGTGGCGCCATATCTCAAGAAGGCTCTTGGTCACAACAGTGCCTGGCTGCTGGCGATGGTGCCAGCTGGGATCTTCATTTATCTATGCCAGTTCATTGGTACGGTCGCGACCTCGGGACATGGCGTCAATATCACGCCAATCGAGTGGCTTCCGCACTATGGCATCCAGTATTCGCTGTTTGTCGACGGATTAAGCCTCGTCTTTGCCCTGCTGATCTCCGGTATCGGAACTCTGATCATTCTCTATTCTGGCGGCTATTTGAACGGCCATGCCGATCAGGGCCGTTTCCTCAGCTTCATGTTCCTGTTCATGGGCTCGATGATTGGCGTCGTGCTGGCCGACAACCTGATGACCCTGTTCATCTATTGGGAATTGACCTCTATCACCTCTTTCCTGCTGATCGGCTTCAATCACAAGGAAGAGCGGTCTCGCCGGGCCGCGTTGCAGGCGCTGATTGTGACAGGTGGTGGCGGACTTGCGCTGCTGGCAGGGCTTCTGCTGATGTATCATGCCGGTGGCACGATGGAGATGAGCGAGTTGCTTGGCAAAGGCGACGTGCTTCGTGATAGCGGCTTCTATGTTCCCATGCTGCTATTGCTGCTTGGCGGAGCCTTCACCAAATCCGCACAATTCCCGTTCCACTATTGGCTGCGCAATGCCATGGAAGCCCCAACCCCGGTCTCGGCCTATCTCCATTCGGCCACCATGGTCAAGGCGGGCGTCTATCTGTTGATGCGCGTGCATCCGGTCATGGGAGACACCGCACTCTGGACGACCATCCTGCCGATTTTTGGCGGCATGACGCTGATCATGGGAACCTGGATGAGCCTGCGCCAGACAGACCTAAAGCTGACGCTCGCCTATACGACGATTGCTTCGCTGGGCCTTTTGGTGATGCTGGTTGGTACCTCCAACGAAACGGCCATTACTGGCGCTGTGGTCTATCTGTTTGCCCATGCCCTTTTCAAGGGTGGCTTCTTCATGATCGTTGGCACCATTGACCACGAGGCAGGAACCCGCGATGTAACCCGCCTTGGCGGTCTGCGCCATGCAATGCCCTTTTCCTTCTATGCTGCCGTTGCCTGTGCCCTGTCGATGGGCGGCTTGTGGCCTTTCATCGGATTCATTGCCAAGGAAGAGATCTATGCCGGCCTTATCGGTACCAACGCTCCGGCGTTGTTCCTGACCCTGACCGCAGTTCTGGGCAACGCGATGATGTTCGGCGCGGCCTTTGTGGTTGCGTTGAAGCCTTTCCTCGGAGAATCTGTGAAGACGCCGAAACATGCCCATGAAGGGCCAGTGCTGCTGGTTGCCGGACCGGTGGCTCTCGCCAGTCTGGGACTGTTGTCGATGTTGTTCGGCGATTTCGTCGGAGCGGAACTGCTGCGCCCCATGGCCAATGTCGTCCACGGCCATCACGGCCACCTGCAGATCGGCATCGGTGCTGTCCATGTCAACTTCGCCTTCATGCTGTCGCTGATGACCATCGCTCTGGGCGTAGGCTTCTATTTCAAATACGAGGCCATCCGCAGCACCCGTGGCGTCCTCATCCGCTTTCTGGGGGAGGGGCCGGACAGCTTCTTCGATATCTTCATCGCCGGTCTGGTGCGTTTTTCCGCTCGTACTGCGCGGCTCTTGCAGAGCGGCAACATGGAGGTCTATCTGGCGGCCACCTTTGCAACCATCGCAGTGGCGCTGCTTGTGCCGATGATCGCGTTTGATGAATTGCCTGACTGGCCCACCATGCCGGACCTCTATATCTATGAGTGGTCGACGCTGGGGCTTGCCGTCGTCGGTCTTTATGCGCTTCTGGTTGCCAAGACGCGCCTTACGGCGATCGTGTCCCTTGGCATTCAGGGCTTTGCAGTGGCATTGATCTTCCTGCTGTTCGGAGCACCGGACCTGAGTTTCACCCAGTTCATGGTCGAAACCCTGTCCGTCGTGATCATCGCCCTCATCATGAACCGCCTTTCGCTCAAGGAACATGACAAGCGGCCCGGCCCGCAGATCGCCCTTGATGCCAGCCTGTCCATTCTGGTCGGCCTCGGCTTCTGCCTGCTTCTGATGTCTGTGACACAAGGGACGTTCGACTGGCATCTCAGCGAATTCTTCACCGAATACAGCCGCGCCATCGCGCATGGCCGCAACATCGTCAACGTCATCATCGTCGATTTCCGCGGCTTTGATACGCTGGGCGAGATTGCTGTCGTAACGATCACCGCGCTCTGCGTTCACACCCTGACGCTCGGCACTGGGCGCATGGCCCGCAAACCGAAGGCGGTATCTACTCATCCTGTCAGCCTTGACGAAGCGACCTCTGGTCAGAAAGGAGCAGAGTGA
- a CDS encoding Na+/H+ antiporter subunit B — translation MQTLIFRTTAPFLAALMILFSIFVTLRGHNDPGGGFIGGLIAASAFMMYGIAAGVQYVRRALYFHPISVAAFGLVLSATSGILSLFEAQPFMTSQWTFPTIMGVEVAISTPMFFDIGVYLVVMGSLTSIALKLEEE, via the coding sequence ATGCAAACTCTGATTTTCCGGACAACTGCGCCGTTTCTGGCGGCATTGATGATCCTGTTCTCGATCTTCGTCACATTGCGCGGACACAACGATCCGGGTGGCGGCTTCATCGGTGGTCTGATCGCGGCATCGGCATTCATGATGTATGGCATTGCCGCAGGGGTTCAGTATGTTCGCCGGGCACTCTATTTCCATCCGATCTCGGTTGCCGCATTCGGCCTTGTGCTGTCGGCCACCTCGGGCATCCTGTCACTCTTCGAGGCCCAGCCCTTCATGACCAGCCAGTGGACCTTTCCGACCATCATGGGCGTGGAAGTTGCCATCTCGACGCCGATGTTCTTTGACATTGGGGTCTATTTGGTCGTCATGGGCAGCCTGACATCCATCGCGCTGAAGCTGGAAGAGGAATAG
- a CDS encoding Na+/H+ antiporter subunit C, whose translation MEGVLSILVGIFFAVSIYLMMSRYTIRIMLGIAVLGNAVNLLIFTSGRLMREVPPIIPIGDMVPPGPTANPLPQALILTAIVISFSFLAFLLVLAYRAYQELGTDDIVEMRVAEPADEDLPPVSY comes from the coding sequence ATGGAAGGTGTATTGTCTATCCTCGTTGGCATCTTTTTCGCTGTCAGCATCTATCTGATGATGTCGCGCTATACCATTCGCATCATGCTCGGTATTGCCGTGCTGGGCAATGCGGTGAACCTGCTGATTTTTACCAGTGGGCGGCTGATGCGCGAAGTGCCGCCGATCATTCCGATTGGTGACATGGTGCCTCCCGGACCGACGGCGAATCCGCTGCCTCAGGCACTCATCCTGACGGCAATTGTGATTTCATTCTCATTTCTGGCCTTCCTCCTTGTGCTTGCCTATCGGGCGTATCAGGAGTTGGGAACCGATGACATTGTTGAAATGCGTGTCGCGGAACCGGCAGACGAAGATCTGCCTCCAGTCAGCTACTAA
- a CDS encoding Na+/H+ antiporter subunit D produces the protein MAGNADHAIDFAAGMLVAPTSAVDWLIVAPTLITIIGGASLVMLRYQAKWHGYLTCFFLAMLVVVDAILLARVMEHGPLTMTMGRWMPPFGISLVVDALGALMALISAVVALTVCVYSLADISVTSTRFGFYPSLLWMMTGITGSFLTGDIFNLYVWFEVMLISSFGLLIVDGERVQIDGAVKYAVLNLMATTLFLVTTGYLYGAVGSLNMADIAVRLREMPAGAAPMGTIATLYLLAFSMKAAAFPVNFWLPASYHTPKIAVSAIFAGLLTKVGVYALIRTLVLVMPEGRDLLSDVIAWIAALTMIFGAIGALAQNDVRRSFGFLVVGGIGSSMVGVAVGTENAITGAILYAVNSILVMTALYLAFGILMRKNGGKYNLADLGGGYKASSWLSVLFLALVFAASGLPPFSGFWPKMILVEASLKEGYGWLAFAVLLSGFITTIAMGRIWAHAFWRGGPIGTRDGRDAAPLYLLSPVVRQRVFVPVMALVAMIVYIGVNPSPVFSVSRYGAATLLKPDHYIAAVFGPVAAQRTAMNEDHATAEGQEDAGAANSNAPSSTKGSSIRANSNREGAH, from the coding sequence ATGGCTGGAAATGCAGATCATGCGATTGATTTTGCCGCGGGCATGCTGGTTGCTCCGACCTCTGCTGTCGACTGGCTGATCGTTGCGCCAACCCTGATCACCATCATCGGTGGCGCTTCACTGGTGATGTTGCGATATCAGGCCAAGTGGCATGGCTATCTGACGTGCTTCTTTCTGGCGATGCTGGTGGTGGTTGACGCCATTCTGCTGGCGCGCGTGATGGAGCATGGACCCCTGACCATGACCATGGGGCGCTGGATGCCACCATTCGGCATCTCGCTCGTTGTCGATGCCCTCGGCGCCCTGATGGCTTTGATCTCGGCCGTTGTCGCCCTGACCGTGTGCGTCTATTCGCTGGCGGACATCTCGGTCACATCGACGCGATTCGGCTTCTATCCATCGCTGTTGTGGATGATGACCGGCATCACCGGATCCTTCCTGACCGGCGACATCTTCAACCTTTACGTCTGGTTCGAGGTGATGCTGATTTCATCCTTCGGCCTGTTGATCGTCGATGGTGAACGGGTGCAGATTGACGGTGCGGTGAAATATGCGGTCCTCAACCTCATGGCAACGACCCTGTTTCTGGTGACGACCGGCTACCTCTATGGAGCGGTCGGGTCGCTGAACATGGCCGACATTGCCGTTCGCCTGCGCGAAATGCCGGCGGGTGCGGCGCCAATGGGGACGATTGCCACCCTCTATCTGTTGGCCTTTTCGATGAAGGCAGCAGCCTTTCCAGTCAACTTCTGGCTACCAGCATCCTATCACACCCCGAAGATCGCCGTTTCGGCCATCTTCGCCGGGTTGCTCACCAAGGTTGGCGTCTATGCGCTTATTCGCACTCTTGTGCTCGTCATGCCCGAAGGGCGCGACCTGCTCAGTGACGTGATTGCATGGATTGCCGCCTTGACGATGATTTTCGGGGCGATCGGTGCATTGGCCCAGAATGACGTTCGCCGCAGCTTCGGCTTCCTTGTGGTTGGCGGCATCGGTTCTTCGATGGTCGGAGTGGCCGTCGGTACGGAAAATGCCATCACCGGAGCGATCCTCTATGCGGTCAACTCCATTCTCGTGATGACAGCGCTCTATCTGGCCTTCGGTATCCTGATGCGCAAGAATGGTGGCAAATACAACCTTGCCGACCTTGGCGGTGGCTACAAGGCATCGAGTTGGTTGTCCGTCCTGTTTCTGGCGCTGGTGTTTGCCGCTTCGGGACTGCCACCTTTCTCCGGCTTCTGGCCGAAGATGATTCTCGTCGAAGCAAGTCTCAAGGAAGGCTATGGCTGGCTGGCCTTTGCCGTGCTGTTGTCCGGTTTCATCACGACGATTGCCATGGGACGCATCTGGGCTCATGCTTTCTGGCGTGGCGGCCCGATCGGAACCAGGGATGGGCGGGATGCCGCACCGCTCTATCTTCTTTCGCCGGTTGTGCGCCAGCGCGTCTTTGTGCCAGTGATGGCACTGGTTGCAATGATCGTCTATATCGGCGTCAATCCGTCGCCGGTCTTCTCCGTTTCCCGATATGGTGCCGCGACATTGCTGAAACCGGATCACTATATCGCAGCTGTGTTTGGTCCTGTTGCCGCGCAGAGAACGGCGATGAATGAGGATCACGCGACAGCAGAGGGGCAGGAAGATGCAGGCGCAGCCAACAGCAACGCGCCAAGCAGCACCAAGGGTAGCAGTATCCGGGCCAATAGTAATCGGGAAGGAGCGCACTGA
- a CDS encoding Na+/H+ antiporter subunit E: MKYLFLVNVLLALIWAAVGGTFTVPNLLFGFVLGTIVLFIIREKAGTLRYFQRVKRIVALIILFIVELIKSAAKVAILAVCPNIKLKPGFFAYELKTDRDLEITILANLITLTPGTLSVDVSDDKKYLYIHAITIDDLEDMREDIETGFERKIMEAFR; this comes from the coding sequence ATGAAATATCTGTTTCTTGTCAACGTTCTACTAGCCCTAATCTGGGCTGCCGTCGGTGGAACCTTTACGGTGCCGAACCTGCTTTTCGGCTTTGTGCTGGGCACCATTGTGCTGTTCATCATCAGGGAAAAGGCCGGCACGCTCCGCTATTTTCAGCGCGTCAAGCGCATCGTCGCCCTGATCATCCTGTTTATTGTCGAACTGATCAAGTCGGCGGCCAAGGTGGCCATTCTGGCCGTGTGTCCGAATATCAAGCTCAAACCCGGATTCTTTGCCTATGAGCTGAAGACGGACAGGGATCTGGAAATCACCATTCTTGCCAACCTCATCACCCTGACGCCGGGGACGCTGTCTGTCGACGTCTCGGACGACAAGAAGTATCTCTATATCCATGCGATAACGATCGATGATCTGGAAGATATGCGCGAAGACATCGAGACCGGCTTTGAACGCAAGATCATGGAGGCTTTCCGCTGA
- a CDS encoding cation:proton antiporter: protein MDPLINMYSFLDVAILLTLMILSLSFLFTAYRIIKGPTLADRIIGLDMLVAVGIGFIAVIGVKTNFYLYTDIAIALGLVGFLSTLAFARFVLHHGDNSEFFDEEEAAMADAEAKKALEGTQ, encoded by the coding sequence ATGGATCCGCTCATCAACATGTATTCATTTCTTGACGTCGCAATTCTGCTGACGCTGATGATCCTGTCGCTGTCGTTCCTGTTCACCGCCTATCGCATCATCAAGGGGCCAACACTGGCAGACCGGATCATTGGGCTGGACATGCTCGTTGCCGTGGGTATCGGCTTCATCGCGGTGATTGGTGTGAAGACCAATTTCTATCTCTACACCGATATCGCAATTGCATTGGGTCTGGTCGGCTTCCTGTCAACGCTTGCCTTTGCCCGGTTTGTGCTGCACCACGGCGACAATTCGGAATTCTTTGATGAGGAAGAGGCCGCCATGGCTGATGCAGAAGCCAAGAAGGCATTGGAGGGAACACAATGA
- the mnhG gene encoding monovalent cation/H(+) antiporter subunit G, whose product MIGMTFDMVFDIFVGLLLLLGAVFVLTASIGMLRFPDVYTRMHSASKAGTLGSGIALLTLALHSGEFDVFSRALAGIVFFLLTTPITTHLVAKAAYSTGTKPWGGTVIDEYAESTEKNSEK is encoded by the coding sequence ATGATCGGCATGACCTTTGACATGGTTTTCGACATCTTCGTCGGGCTTTTGCTATTGCTTGGTGCGGTCTTCGTTTTGACCGCCTCCATCGGCATGCTGCGATTTCCCGATGTCTATACCCGCATGCATTCGGCATCCAAGGCCGGGACGCTGGGGTCTGGCATTGCGCTGCTCACTCTGGCTCTGCATTCGGGCGAATTTGACGTTTTTTCGCGGGCTTTGGCGGGTATTGTCTTCTTTCTGCTGACGACGCCCATCACCACCCACCTAGTCGCAAAAGCTGCATATTCTACCGGAACAAAACCGTGGGGTGGTACAGTAATTGACGAATATGCGGAAAGTACGGAAAAGAATTCGGAAAAATAA
- a CDS encoding MucR family transcriptional regulator: MSENAENNVLIELTADIVSAYVSNNAVPVNDLSGLIGDIYKALEDTRAPVSEEVIEAPKPAISVKKSITPDYIICLEDGKKFKSLKRHLRTHYNLSPEEYREKWGLPADYPMVAPSYAEARSSLAKKMGLGQQRRKK, translated from the coding sequence ATGTCAGAAAACGCAGAAAACAACGTGTTGATTGAGCTCACTGCTGATATCGTATCGGCTTACGTTAGCAACAATGCCGTACCGGTAAATGATCTTTCGGGTCTTATTGGTGACATTTACAAGGCTCTGGAAGATACCCGGGCTCCTGTATCTGAAGAAGTCATCGAAGCTCCGAAACCAGCAATCTCGGTCAAGAAATCAATCACGCCAGACTATATCATCTGTCTGGAAGACGGCAAGAAATTCAAGTCCCTGAAGCGCCACCTGCGCACCCACTACAATCTGTCGCCTGAAGAATATCGGGAAAAGTGGGGCTTGCCAGCAGACTATCCAATGGTTGCGCCAAGCTATGCAGAAGCACGTTCCAGCCTCGCAAAGAAAATGGGTCTGGGTCAGCAGCGCCGCAAGAAATAA
- a CDS encoding DUF6477 family protein has product MATFKQQSQVDTGIFSFATGKDETPPSPASLRENSSAGSSALKKTRGFQTEDHPSYLRSMVRCGERDYVRQRDLPGLLHLFPSEIDRLENGCPGAIVRKLMLALRAERRRGKSGHFRYSLMRHIGLMQALGAERAARKNQ; this is encoded by the coding sequence ATGGCAACTTTCAAACAACAGTCCCAAGTGGACACGGGTATCTTCTCTTTCGCGACAGGCAAAGACGAGACACCACCCTCCCCGGCCTCCTTGCGGGAAAATAGCTCAGCTGGATCGTCAGCACTCAAGAAAACCCGAGGCTTTCAGACTGAAGATCATCCTTCCTATTTGCGCAGCATGGTACGGTGTGGAGAACGGGACTATGTCCGTCAAAGAGATCTCCCAGGCCTGCTACATCTGTTTCCCAGTGAAATCGATAGACTCGAAAATGGCTGCCCGGGGGCGATCGTCCGGAAACTGATGCTGGCATTGCGAGCAGAGAGACGAAGGGGAAAAAGCGGCCACTTTCGCTATTCCCTCATGCGCCACATCGGCCTGATGCAGGCACTGGGCGCAGAAAGGGCCGCCCGGAAAAATCAATAG
- a CDS encoding helix-turn-helix domain-containing protein — MEAGLNTECGETLLRVRAESRTRACEAGTGIAALELVDELVARTYRLPRSALHAGTRCRKSVAFARQVAMYLCHVCLSYPLKDIARHYQRDRTTVAYACRVVEDRREEEETELLINSLESALETIMLVTPLTRKRVG; from the coding sequence ATGGAAGCTGGATTGAACACTGAATGTGGTGAGACACTCCTCCGTGTCAGAGCCGAAAGCAGGACAAGGGCTTGCGAGGCCGGAACAGGCATTGCTGCTCTGGAGCTGGTAGATGAGTTGGTCGCCAGAACCTACCGTCTCCCGCGCAGCGCACTCCATGCGGGCACGCGTTGTCGCAAGAGCGTTGCATTTGCACGGCAGGTGGCGATGTATCTTTGTCATGTCTGCTTGAGCTATCCCCTCAAGGATATTGCACGGCATTACCAGAGAGACCGGACAACAGTGGCCTATGCCTGCCGTGTGGTGGAAGATCGGCGGGAGGAGGAGGAAACAGAGTTGCTCATCAACAGTCTCGAAAGTGCATTGGAAACCATCATGCTGGTCACGCCGCTGACCCGAAAGAGGGTTGGTTGA
- a CDS encoding DUF6456 domain-containing protein yields the protein MSVQYEVSPGQTQLSLLSHRTAPHISRKDESPLLQLAARKRSDGSNYLGPSQVEAGERLRRDFERGQITPALGINWQRIGETEGAVSRNARTATADRDLGEGALDAQARFRKAVKSVGEELADPLIDFCCFLKGLEELERDRYWPARSAKLVMSLALSQLARHYGLTDEARGPERNPFRHWGADDYRPNLS from the coding sequence ATGTCCGTTCAATACGAAGTTTCTCCCGGGCAGACGCAGCTCTCTTTGCTGTCGCATCGCACGGCCCCGCACATTTCTAGAAAGGACGAGAGTCCGTTGCTGCAGCTGGCAGCTCGTAAGCGAAGCGATGGCAGCAACTATTTGGGACCAAGTCAGGTGGAAGCAGGAGAGCGTCTGCGCCGAGACTTCGAGAGAGGGCAGATCACACCAGCACTTGGCATCAACTGGCAGCGGATCGGAGAAACGGAAGGGGCTGTTTCAAGAAATGCACGCACGGCAACGGCAGACAGGGACCTCGGTGAGGGCGCCCTTGACGCCCAGGCCCGCTTTCGCAAGGCGGTGAAGTCTGTCGGTGAAGAATTGGCAGACCCACTGATCGACTTCTGCTGTTTCCTTAAGGGACTGGAGGAGTTGGAGCGGGATCGGTACTGGCCAGCTCGATCTGCCAAGCTGGTCATGTCACTGGCCCTGAGTCAGCTGGCGCGCCATTATGGCCTGACAGATGAGGCCCGGGGCCCGGAGCGCAATCCCTTCCGGCATTGGGGGGCGGATGACTATCGCCCAAACCTCTCCTGA
- a CDS encoding SufE family protein has protein sequence MPLTIAEIIDNFSFIDDWEERYRYVIELGRELADLPQEAMNAQNKVEGCVSQVWLTTTISGDSDNPTLTFEGDSDAHIVKGLVAIALATFSGKTAREILDTDADAIFDQIGLRDHLTPQRSNGLSAMIGRIKSDAQKALG, from the coding sequence ATGCCCCTGACGATTGCTGAAATCATCGATAATTTTTCCTTCATTGATGACTGGGAAGAGCGTTATCGCTATGTCATCGAGCTTGGACGCGAGCTTGCTGACCTGCCGCAAGAGGCCATGAATGCGCAGAACAAGGTCGAAGGCTGTGTATCTCAGGTGTGGTTGACCACGACCATCTCGGGCGACAGTGACAATCCGACCCTGACTTTTGAAGGCGATAGTGACGCCCACATTGTCAAGGGACTTGTGGCCATTGCTCTGGCAACCTTTTCAGGGAAGACCGCACGGGAAATCCTCGATACCGACGCCGACGCGATTTTCGATCAGATCGGACTACGTGACCACCTCACACCCCAACGGTCCAATGGCCTTTCGGCAATGATTGGTCGTATCAAGTCTGATGCACAAAAGGCGCTGGGGTAA
- a CDS encoding DUF5330 domain-containing protein: MSFLIRAAFWLSLVILILPADKESTTDAARLSTSEAMVAAQATFKDFSSFCSRQPEVCAAGEVALESFSAKARYGAKQLYLYLDGEEAEASPTDEATVKEVAMNNVVPTAQERDQKALKALVLQAQ, translated from the coding sequence ATGTCATTTCTTATCAGAGCCGCTTTCTGGCTGTCGCTGGTCATTCTGATCCTTCCAGCAGACAAGGAAAGCACAACAGACGCAGCACGGTTGTCCACCTCGGAAGCCATGGTCGCGGCTCAGGCAACGTTCAAGGATTTCTCATCATTCTGCTCGCGGCAGCCGGAAGTCTGCGCGGCGGGTGAAGTAGCCCTTGAGAGTTTTTCGGCCAAGGCACGATACGGTGCCAAACAGCTCTATCTGTATCTGGATGGCGAAGAAGCGGAAGCTTCTCCGACAGACGAGGCAACCGTCAAGGAAGTTGCCATGAACAATGTGGTTCCAACAGCCCAGGAACGTGACCAGAAGGCGCTGAAGGCCCTAGTCCTTCAAGCTCAGTAA